The following are encoded in a window of Ruficoccus amylovorans genomic DNA:
- a CDS encoding DUF2254 domain-containing protein yields MLSTLQFIRNRLAEALWVRPLLMCIVSVVATVIAYLLGRWVDDSLVPDISRESLQILLGVLSSGMLAIAVFAVGAMVSAYSSAGQTATPRAFSLIIADDVSQNALSTFIGAFLFSVIAVLALMNGFYSGSGRFFLLLLTLTVFWVVVITFIRWVDRIARLGRLGMTLEKVEAATVRSIGRYQRSWLWHACAQEDTDGGIEIRGADIGYLQRVDWAFLQKWATQADLKVHAEVLPGAFITPDRVLARIAGKPQAPLEEEEINRVRRAFRIGEQRLFDEDPRFGFIVLSEIASRALSPAVNDPGTAIQVTGQLVRLLHRWSNPQNESDAETDNRYDRVDAPCIPLDALFDDAFTGIARDGAPMREVMIRLQKAFRALAAVDEDLKAVCERHAEQALKRAKLGLALDEDYQSVADICKQPSA; encoded by the coding sequence ATGCTCAGTACCCTGCAATTTATCCGAAACCGTCTGGCCGAAGCCCTCTGGGTGCGCCCCCTGCTCATGTGTATAGTCTCCGTGGTGGCGACCGTCATCGCCTACCTGCTGGGGCGCTGGGTGGACGACAGCCTCGTGCCCGACATCAGCCGCGAATCCCTTCAGATCCTGCTTGGCGTGCTCAGTTCCGGCATGCTCGCCATCGCGGTTTTTGCGGTCGGGGCCATGGTTTCGGCCTACTCCTCCGCCGGGCAGACCGCCACCCCGCGCGCATTCTCGCTCATCATCGCCGACGACGTTTCCCAGAACGCGCTCTCGACCTTTATCGGGGCTTTCCTGTTCTCGGTCATCGCCGTGCTCGCCCTGATGAACGGGTTCTACAGCGGCTCCGGACGCTTCTTTCTCCTGCTGCTGACGCTGACGGTCTTCTGGGTCGTGGTCATCACCTTTATCCGCTGGGTGGACCGCATCGCCCGTCTCGGGCGGCTCGGCATGACCCTGGAAAAAGTAGAAGCCGCAACCGTCCGCTCCATCGGTCGCTACCAGCGCTCCTGGCTCTGGCATGCCTGCGCCCAGGAGGACACCGACGGTGGCATCGAAATCCGGGGGGCCGACATCGGCTACCTTCAGCGGGTGGACTGGGCTTTTCTGCAAAAATGGGCCACTCAGGCGGACCTGAAAGTCCACGCCGAGGTGTTGCCCGGGGCGTTCATCACGCCGGACCGGGTGCTGGCCCGCATCGCGGGCAAGCCGCAAGCCCCCCTCGAAGAAGAGGAAATCAACCGCGTGCGCCGCGCCTTCCGTATCGGCGAGCAACGGCTCTTCGACGAGGACCCGCGCTTTGGCTTCATCGTTCTCTCGGAAATCGCCAGCCGCGCCCTCTCCCCCGCTGTCAACGACCCCGGCACCGCCATTCAGGTCACCGGGCAGCTCGTCCGCCTACTCCACCGCTGGAGTAACCCCCAAAACGAATCGGACGCCGAAACGGACAACCGCTACGACCGGGTGGATGCGCCCTGCATCCCCCTGGACGCGCTGTTTGACGACGCCTTTACCGGCATCGCCCGCGACGGCGCACCCATGCGCGAGGTGATGATCCGCCTGCAAAAAGCCTTCCGCGCCCTCGCTGCCGTGGACGAGGACTTAAAAGCCGTCTGCGAACGCCACGCCGAACAAGCCCTTAAACGCGCCAAGCTCGGCCTCGCCCTGGACGAAGACTACCAAAGCGTAGCCGATATCTGTAAACAGCCCAGCGCATAG